The proteins below come from a single Parazoarcus communis genomic window:
- a CDS encoding DUF7281 domain-containing protein yields MSRGLAAALSKLLAKGDEASASVFSPEQRRVLDEFARRTNFVAQAPKGRGSVYQVVDRSALEAHLRTMRPDIPENLPEGLPRRAANVATHRDSKALKPAHDMHYLLLKAVGAGVSWCNGAGDVFDLSSVTQVAGVGALATRATDDWYSDRPLWLVENQALFDRTDWLAPNAQVSLMYYAGHIPDRVLEWLSVKSRAQEVVLFPDYDGTGLQNYARLLERCSAPCAFWLMPQWELLLARYGSDAVWRDTQHQFVTAVDRLKALDAPREVLELCAAMNRQGRALEHEAVWLSRAATERGLLSHE; encoded by the coding sequence ATGAGCAGGGGCCTGGCTGCGGCACTGTCCAAGCTTCTTGCCAAAGGTGATGAGGCAAGCGCCAGTGTGTTTTCTCCCGAACAGCGCAGAGTCCTGGACGAGTTCGCGCGGCGCACGAACTTCGTTGCGCAGGCGCCGAAGGGACGGGGCTCTGTTTATCAGGTCGTCGATCGATCGGCGCTGGAGGCGCACCTTCGCACCATGCGCCCCGATATCCCCGAGAACCTGCCCGAAGGCCTGCCCCGACGCGCTGCAAATGTGGCCACGCACCGTGATAGCAAGGCGCTCAAGCCTGCCCACGATATGCACTACCTGCTCCTGAAGGCGGTCGGCGCCGGTGTGAGCTGGTGTAACGGTGCAGGTGATGTCTTTGATCTCTCGTCGGTGACACAGGTGGCCGGGGTTGGTGCACTTGCCACGCGCGCCACGGATGATTGGTACTCCGACCGCCCCCTTTGGCTGGTGGAAAACCAGGCACTCTTTGATCGAACAGACTGGCTCGCACCGAATGCGCAGGTCAGCCTGATGTATTACGCCGGTCACATTCCAGACCGGGTGCTCGAATGGCTCTCAGTGAAATCGCGTGCTCAGGAGGTCGTTTTGTTTCCCGATTACGACGGCACCGGACTGCAGAACTACGCAAGGCTCCTTGAGCGCTGCAGCGCCCCCTGTGCATTCTGGCTGATGCCTCAATGGGAGTTGCTCCTGGCGCGTTATGGCAGCGATGCGGTGTGGCGCGATACGCAGCATCAGTTCGTCACGGCAGTAGACCGTTTAAAGGCGCTCGATGCCCCGCGCGAAGTACTTGAGCTTTGTGCTGCGATGAACCGTCAGGGCAGGGCGCTGGAGCACGAGGCGG